The genomic interval TGGTTCCATGAATCCACCAATAATCATACTTAATGCATCGGATTCAGAATACCCCCTACTCATTAGGTAAAATATTTGTTCATCACCAATTTTTCCTACCGTTGCCTCATGTGTAATTGTTGCATCATCTTCGTTAACCTCAACATATGGATAAGTGTCAGTTCTAGAAAACTCGTCTAGCAACAATGCATCACATCTAACATTTGATTTTACACCATGTGCTCCCTTAGCTACATGCAATAAACCTCTATAGGTTGTTCGGCCTGAATCTTTACTAACAGACTTGCTGGTTATTCTTGAAGTGGTTCCAGGAGCTAGATGGACTACCTTTGCACCTGCATCTTGATGTTGTGATTTACCAGCAAAAGCAACAGACACAATTTCAGCATGTGCATTTTTACCAAGCATATAAACTCCCGGATACTTCATGGTCAGTTTGCTACCGAGGTTACCATCAATCCATTCAACTGATGCATTTTCATACGCATATGCTCGTTTTGTTACCAGGTTGTATACATCCTTACTCCAATTTTGGATTGTAGTGTATCTTATTCTTGCTCCTCTTTTAGCGACCAATTCAACAACTGCAGAATGTAAAGACTCTGTCGAATAAACGGGTGCTGTACATCCCTCGATATAATGGACATCTGCCCCTTCATCTGCTATAATCAATGTCCTTTCAAATTGCCCAATATTTTCTGCATTTATTCTGAAATATGCTTGTAATGGTAAGTCTACTTTTACATTTGGTGGAATATATATAAAAGAACCTCCTGACCATACAGCACTATTTAGTGCAGCAAATTTGTTATCCTCTGGCGGAATGACCTTTCCAAAATACCTTTTAACTATATCTGGAAATTTTTTGACAGCTGTATCAGTATCTAGAAATATAACTCCTTGTTGTTCCAAATCCTCTCGTAAATTGTGATATACTACTTCTGATTCATACTGTGCGCCTACACCCGCCAAGAATTTTCTCTCTGCTTCTGGAATGCCTAGTTTTTCGAATGTATTTCTAACTGATTCTGGGACATCATCCCAGCTTTTACTTTGCTTTTCAGAAGCTTTAGCGTAATAGTATATATTTTGAAAATCTATATGAGATAGATCACCACCCCAATTTGGCATAGGTTTGCTCATAAAAACATCATACGATCTTAATCTAAAATCACGCATCCAGTCAGGCTCTCCTTTCATTTTGCTTATTTCCTCGACAGTGCCCCTAGATAGACCCTTTTTACTTAAATAGACATAAATTTCAGTTGAATCCTTAAAGTCATATTTACTATAATCCATATCTAATTCTTTTGCGGTCATACTCTTCATAACGGCGTTATTCATTATAAATATTTTTGTTAAAAATATTCAAAACAATCAAATTTATATAAGTACATTAACAATTGATTCAAATTTGTTAGGCCTACCTAATTATAGAAACGCCTACTCGTTAACAAAAAGTAATCAATATATTCCCACAAAAAAAGTTTCCTTATATGCAAATTGAGGGCAATGTAATAGTATGCGACTCTATTGATGAAAAAGGTATAGGAATTTTAAAGAATGCGGGTCTTATTGTAGACAATTTACCGGAAATTTCAAATCAAGAGCTAATTACCAAGGTAAAAGACTATGATGTAATAATTGTGCGCAGTAGAACGAAAATTACCAAGGAAGTAATAGACAACGCTACCAAGGCAAAGATAATAGCCAGGGTAGGAGTTGGATTAGATAATATAGATACTGTAGAAGCACAAAAGAAAAATATCGAGGTAATTAATGCGGGCGAAGCTTCTGTAAACGCAGTTTCAGAATTAGTATTGGGATTAATGTTATCAATGAGTAGAAATATACCTACTGCAAATAATGCTACTAAACACGGTAAATGGATCAAGAAAGATCTGATAGGCGTTGAACTAAAAGGAAAATATTTAGGCATAATAGGACTTGGAAAAATTGGAAGAAACGTAGCAAGATTAGCCAGAGGTTTAAGAATGAATTTGATAGGATATGATGTAGTTCCTATTGATAAGAACTTTGCTCAAGAAGTTTCTCTCATAACGACAGATTTAAAGACTTTGATAGAAAGCTCGGACTACATAACTTGTCATGTTCCTTATACAGAACAAACTAAACATCTGATTAATAACGAGATGCTCGCTATGATGAAAAATGGTTCCTATCTGATAAATACTTCAAGAGGAGAAGTAATTGATGAACAAGCCCTTGTAGATTGTCTAAAAAACAAAAAAATTGGTGGCGCTGCTTTAGATGTGTATGAGACAGAACCCCCTACAAACAAAGAGCTCTTGGAGTTAGATAATTTAGTTTGTACTCCACATATTGGAGCCCAAACTAAAGAAGGACAAGAATTAGCTTCCTCTGTGATAGCAGAAAAAATAATTCAAAGATTACTAGAAAGACAGGTTGAAAGTAAACCAACCTGATTAGATAACGATTTTATCCCTTTTGCGATTTTCTCTATGTTTTGTAAAATATCTCTACAAGACTAAACGAAAAGAATCATGATACATGACTTGGTCTTCATACACTAAATAGTAATATCATGAAATTTCAATGAATTTTGTCTTTGAAAACAATCCATGTACTATCTTTATATTTTCAGGTGCAATGTTAAAATATGTAGATATTGCCTTAATTATTGCTCTATTAGCTCTCCCCTTAATTGGTAACTCATTTATTGAAATATTGATTTCATCGGTATGTTGATCTACCACGATTTCTTCTGACAAGCCGAATTTAACTTTAACCAAAAAAATTTTTGTCAAGAAATGTGATTATCTCCGAGTATAGATAAAGGGCAGCAACGACCAACATAATCAATATAAAAGCAAATCCATAATTTATTCATAGATCCTTTGAACTATACTGCCAAAGAAATTATCCTTTCGTGGAGCGATGTGAGTGCTCTAATTACAAAAACATCACATGAGTTAAAGAAAAAAATACTAACCAATTCTCTTCAGGGTTATGAAATAATCGCTATTGGAAATGGTGGAATCATACCGGCAACCATACTATCATACAAACTAGGGATTAAACCAATTAACATATTTCCAATAATTGACAAGAAAGTTATTTCTCACAAGATGCCAACGTTGGACCCAAATAAAAAATATTTGTTAGTAGATGAAATATATGATACTGGAAAAACGATAGATTTGGTGGAGAGTTACCTGATAAACATGAATTGTTTAAAAATATTCTTGCTCAGAAGATACAAAGCAGATTTACTGAGTAGTAATAATGAAATATATGGAAAAATCCTCAATGATTCTCGTTGGGTAATTTTTCCTTGGGAAGACGAAGAACAAGAACAAGACAATCCATTGTGACAAAATCATTTGAGCGTGTCTAATAGATCTTTTTTGAATGTTTGACGAGCGCGATTAAGGTACAAATAAAAAACGGCCATTACAAAACTGGATACTGCACCGATTATAAAAATAGCATTTAGCGTAACTAACGCAAGTATTGCGATTGTCAAGGTTACAAAGCTAAAAATTAAAGAAATTTTCTTCAATTTGTTCATAACAATAAGAAAATGGTAGTACATCAATATTAATAGATCTAAAGATGACGATTTATTTTACATATGATTTGTTAGTAAAAAGCATAGATTTGTGCTTATATATAAAGTGCAATACAAGTAAGACAATTAATCATAAATTCAAGTAGACATATGATTGAGAAGTAGATTCCTAAATGACACTGAGTTTGATGGAGACTGTTCTAGGATTGGTAAAATAATGGACATATATAAACAAACAATTTTTATTAGGCTCATTTTCTTTTTCCAAAATTCACGATAGTTGTTACTATGATTCACATGAACGGTATTGATCATTAGTTGTGATAATTAGAGCATCAGGTTTCACTCATCTATCTATCTTGTATCTGAATCTGAAAAAATCAAGGCAGATTTGTATCACATATACAGTAAATGAGTTGTTATCCCCGAACATTCTAAAAGTAAACCTATCTACACATATATGAAATTACATCGAGTTATTAGACTTTTTATTTCGTCTCCTTTTACGTAATATCCAGACCACAATACTCCCCAATACTAAGATTGCACTTGTGATTATCCCGTAAATGGTAAGAGTAAAGATCAACCCATAAGTCTCAGATATGGCAATATTAAATACAGCTCGCTCACAATTGCAATTTGCATTGTCTGTAAGTATGGTCCTTGTTGGAGGCACGGTATCAGATTCACGGGGTTTAGCTGCTCCCTCATTAAGTATACTCAGTACAACTTGATAGTTACCATTTTTTTTAAACGTATATGGGATCTCAAAGTCCCCGATTGCAAGACTAGTCCAAGGGAAAATATACATTAGTTCTCCTGCTGCAGAATAAATTTCAACCATCACATTCACATTAGAAACATCATTGCCGTTTTTATCCTGAATACTGAACATGATATTTGCTTTCTCATTAGGCTTGGCGTATTCGGGAATTAACTCCTGATCAATAAAATATTTGTTGCCAATTCCCATACTTTCACTATTATAGTATGAAATGTGATTAAAATGACCTTCAATTGGATTAGACGTAATTATATGCATTGAGAAAAGAGAAAGAATTAGCGAAAACAGGACAATAGAAAGAAATATTGATTTTATTTGCAATTCACCATTTGTGGATCAGTATCCTATAAAATACTAGTATTATGGTGTATGAATTTCCTATTTATTTGTAAAACTAACCTTAGAGTCACCATCATGAGACGGTAAATTTGAAGGTTTTATGGATTTTAACTTTAGATTTGTATAAAATATATTTATTACAACAAATATCATACTACTGTATAAAACTAATCCTAAACCCAAATGGGCAGTAACCAGATCGGCATGTAACTTCTCATTGATAACTATAGCTCCTAACGTTATCTGTCCAACAACAGCCGCAGCAGCTATTATTGAAAATACTTTTGTTGGCGTGGCAGAATTTCGTCCTTTTAAAACAAAAGCCATTGTCAAAAATACTAAAAGACCTGTGGTAGCAGCAATTGTTCGATGAATGTATTCTATCAAAAACTCATAAGAAGGAATCAACCCCTGAGGACACAAAGGCCATTGAGGACAAGACAGACCCACGCCTGTGGAACTCACATATCCCCCAAGTGTCATGAGACCAAATAAAACACATAACGTGCCTATTGAAAAAATTTGAAGGAATTTATCATAATTCATTTGAAATTACTATCATTATTTTTATTTATTTGTATAGCCCAAATAAAAAAAAGAGTTATTGAACCGTAATCAAGCCTGTCATGAACGGATGTACGGTGCAATAGAATTGATATTCTCCTGCTTCCAATGTGGCGGTATCAATTTCTCCAGATTCAGCTGCCATGATAATGCTAGTATCAAATAACTTTGCGGAATTTGGATCTTGCGGTCCTGAACCACTAGTTACTGTATGAGGAACTGAATCCTCATTTGATACAGCTATCACATCTCCTTTAGATACAGTGAGTGAATCTGGGGCATACGAAGGATTACCTTGAGTTGCTGCCCCTGCAGGAATTGATATAGCTGTACCTGAGGGTGCAGCTGGTGCTGACGCTGGTGCACTTGCAGCTGTTGAAGATTCAGATCCTGCCGAATCTGGAGCTGCTGGAGCTGGAGGGGGAGCAGACACAGGTGGAGGAATGCTCGCAGTATCGTCCCAGTGAAAGATCGTAACGTAGCCAAGGACTATGAGGGGGATGATAATTATTACCAGCCCCTTCATAAATCGCGCTGGCGATGTTCTAATGATGGGGCTCTCGTCGGGCGTAGTCATAGTAATATTCAACTCCATGTCCTAATTCAAATGGATCCTTTGGATCAACAGGCTTGCCAAACATTGCAGATTTTATCATGTTGTACAAGAAGAGTACAAACGACGCTCCTATAGCCCATCCTCCGAAACTAGCAATTTGGTTCATAATAATTAGCTCGGGTATGGGCAGGTAGTCCACGACTCTTCTAGGCATACCATACAGACCCAGTATGTGCTGCACGCCAAATATCACAGCAATTCCCACAAACGTGAGTACGAAGTGAATTTTCGCCAGCCGCTGATCATACATGCGGCCGGTTATCAGCGGGAACAAGTAGTAGATAAATCCTACGAACGCCATAGTAATGGTTCCCATGATAAATAGGTGCATGTGACCCACGACCCAATAACTATCATGGGTCAGGAAGTCCAATGGCATAGCAGTATTTACCACACCCCCAGCTCCTGCTGAGAAGAATAGTAGAATACCCCCGACACTGAACAACATGGGCGCCGCGAATTTGATTCTACCTCCCCACATAGTCGCCAAGAAGTTAAACACGTGCATAGCAGAGGATGGTACGGCGGCTAATGTTCCTACCATGAACACAGTCTTTTCTGTAAAGCTCATACCGACTGCAAACATGTGATGAGCCCAAGAACCAAAGCCTATTACCGCTATTACTATCAACGCGACGACCCCAGAGTAATAACTAAAGAGAGGCTTTCTTGAGAAGGTCGGTATCATCTCATACATCATACCTATACCTGGAAGGACGAATATGTAGACCTCTGGATGGAATGTAAACCAGAACAAGTGCTGATAAGCAATCGGGTCTCCACCCATTTCAGGGTTAAAGAATCCGGTTACTCCCAGTCTGTCAGTATATAGCATAACCAAAGATGCCGCGAATGTGGGAATTGCCACAATAATCATTAGTGACGTAACCAATGTTGCCCAACTAAACAATGACATTTTCATCAAAGGCAAATCTGGATGCTTCATTTTTAATATTGTAACAGTGAAATTAATAGCTCCTAGTACCGATGACAATCCAAGCAATTTTAATCCGACAATCCACATATCAGCAGCCGGACCTGGTGCTTTTAGGATAGAATATGGCGGATATGCGTTCCAAGTAGTATCAGAAAATCCTCCCCAAATTAAGAACATGCAAGGTGGAATCATCCAAAATGCAACAGCATTGAGCTTTGGCCAAGCCATATCTTTGTATCTAACCATAATTGGAATAAGATAATTGCCAGCTCCTGCTGCGAATGGAATAAGCCACAAAAACAATAATGTTGTTCCATGGACAGTAAAGAATCTCGAAAAATCTGCTTGGCCTTCAAAGATCTGCACACCAGGCAAAAACAATTCAGCCCTGATCGCCATCGCTAAGGCGCCTCCAGCAAACAGTGCCACCATTGAGGCTATGATATAGAGTAGCCCGATATCAGTATGGTGGGTTGAAAATATAATCTCCCATATGGGACGAGGTTTTTTTAATTCTAGAACCATTTTGTTACAATAAACACCCCTACAATCTTAAAATCGAAATATGTCTATAAAAGTATTTGGATTCTGTTTAGAATGAAAAGTTGTAAAAATATAAAAAAAGCATCGATAAAAGGAAATTTCTAAAAGAAAAACTTACTTTATTATAAAATTTATACTATTGATATTTAAAAAAAGGAGAGAATCTATTGTACAGTCATTGTTCCGGTCATAAACGGATGGACTGTACAATGGAATGGATGTTCTCCCGCATCTATAGTTGAGGTATCAATGTCGGCTTTTCCTGCAGGCATAATGATACTAGTATCAAATAGTTGACCCGCGTCAGCATCTCCTGGAGTAGCACCACTGGTAACGGTATGAGGAGCAGTATCATCATTTGACACGGCTATTATCTCACCTTTTGTAACCGTTAGTGTGTCAGGAGAATAAGCTGGATTTCCAGGAGTAGCAGCACCAGCTGGTATAGATAGCGTTACTGAGGCTCCGGCTGTTGTAGTTCCATTTGCTGAACCTGCAGTTGCGTTTGTCCCTGATTCAGAAGTAGTATTTGATGTGTTTTCACCCGAACCACCAGTGCTTGATTCAGTTATATTTCCGGGCTCAACAACTCTCATAGTTCCTGTCCCTGAAGAACCTACTTGACCTCCACCTGGTGCCACCACTGTGGCGGTACCAGTACCCTGAGAGATTGTTGGTTCAGATGCAGATTCGGAAGTTGTCGTCGTATTTTCAGTATTTGGTTCAACAAACAACCTAGCCCTCATATCCTGATGAAGCATACCACAATATTCCCTACATTCAATCAGATATTCGCCGGGCTCATCAAAAATATTCCACATTGTATTAACTCTACCTGGTACTGCATCCATAAGCATTGCAAAATCTGGAATATTAAAACTATGAACTACATCAGATGAGACTATTTCAAAACGATAAGGTACACCTTCCTTTACATGAAGTTCATTTATTTCTTGAGTACCGTCAGCATGCTGAAATGACCAAAACCATTGCTGTCCTACTACTCGGACAGTTTCAGAATTGGGAGGCGCATACTCTAATGTATGTTCAATATTCCACGATTCGGCACCAACCCAAATCAAAATAGCAGTAACAGCACCAATGTATACCCACTCTGGAGTGCTGTGACCCACTATACTTTACCTCCAGAATTATCTATATTCTTAAATCTTGGATGAGATTCCCTAAATCGCCATGAAATATATACATTCAAACCCTGTACAACAGCTCCCACAATAAAAGCTGCAACCATCATCCTATAAAACAGACCCCAAATCTCTACTCGACGTATTACAGTTTCACCTCCTTCTGCAGCATATGCTATTTCAATTAAACTTTGGATACCTATGACAGCCATAGAACTAAAAATGAAAATCAACAACATTTTATTAACAGAGGAAAAAGCCATAATCCTTATTCTCCACTCTCTTTGGATTGGTGAATCTTTCTGTCATTTAAGGTTTTTGTTGATGACTTATGCAACAATTCCGATACAAAGGATTGTGATAGTTATTCAAATAATTATTACAAAATATATCTATGAAATTTAAAACTCGGTTAGAAAGCGTTTCATAGTTAGAATATTTAGTCCGCATAACGTCAAGACATCATTGTAACTTTTTAATACACTTATTGATGCGTTAGGAACTTGGACGCTATATACTGAAGATGGTTTAATGTTCATTGCTAGTGATATAGCGGCCTTTATT from Candidatus Nitrosocosmicus hydrocola carries:
- a CDS encoding cupredoxin domain-containing protein; translated protein: MGHSTPEWVYIGAVTAILIWVGAESWNIEHTLEYAPPNSETVRVVGQQWFWSFQHADGTQEINELHVKEGVPYRFEIVSSDVVHSFNIPDFAMLMDAVPGRVNTMWNIFDEPGEYLIECREYCGMLHQDMRARLFVEPNTENTTTTSESASEPTISQGTGTATVVAPGGGQVGSSGTGTMRVVEPGNITESSTGGSGENTSNTTSESGTNATAGSANGTTTAGASVTLSIPAGAATPGNPAYSPDTLTVTKGEIIAVSNDDTAPHTVTSGATPGDADAGQLFDTSIIMPAGKADIDTSTIDAGEHPFHCTVHPFMTGTMTVQ
- a CDS encoding D-2-hydroxyacid dehydrogenase; amino-acid sequence: MQIEGNVIVCDSIDEKGIGILKNAGLIVDNLPEISNQELITKVKDYDVIIVRSRTKITKEVIDNATKAKIIARVGVGLDNIDTVEAQKKNIEVINAGEASVNAVSELVLGLMLSMSRNIPTANNATKHGKWIKKDLIGVELKGKYLGIIGLGKIGRNVARLARGLRMNLIGYDVVPIDKNFAQEVSLITTDLKTLIESSDYITCHVPYTEQTKHLINNEMLAMMKNGSYLINTSRGEVIDEQALVDCLKNKKIGGAALDVYETEPPTNKELLELDNLVCTPHIGAQTKEGQELASSVIAEKIIQRLLERQVESKPT
- a CDS encoding cupredoxin domain-containing protein, yielding MTTPDESPIIRTSPARFMKGLVIIIIPLIVLGYVTIFHWDDTASIPPPVSAPPPAPAAPDSAGSESSTAASAPASAPAAPSGTAISIPAGAATQGNPSYAPDSLTVSKGDVIAVSNEDSVPHTVTSGSGPQDPNSAKLFDTSIIMAAESGEIDTATLEAGEYQFYCTVHPFMTGLITVQ
- the sufB gene encoding Fe-S cluster assembly protein SufB → MTAKELDMDYSKYDFKDSTEIYVYLSKKGLSRGTVEEISKMKGEPDWMRDFRLRSYDVFMSKPMPNWGGDLSHIDFQNIYYYAKASEKQSKSWDDVPESVRNTFEKLGIPEAERKFLAGVGAQYESEVVYHNLREDLEQQGVIFLDTDTAVKKFPDIVKRYFGKVIPPEDNKFAALNSAVWSGGSFIYIPPNVKVDLPLQAYFRINAENIGQFERTLIIADEGADVHYIEGCTAPVYSTESLHSAVVELVAKRGARIRYTTIQNWSKDVYNLVTKRAYAYENASVEWIDGNLGSKLTMKYPGVYMLGKNAHAEIVSVAFAGKSQHQDAGAKVVHLAPGTTSRITSKSVSKDSGRTTYRGLLHVAKGAHGVKSNVRCDALLLDEFSRTDTYPYVEVNEDDATITHEATVGKIGDEQIFYLMSRGYSESDALSMIIGGFMEPFTKELPMEYAVELNRLVKMEMEGSVG
- a CDS encoding DUF167 domain-containing protein — protein: MTKIFLVKVKFGLSEEIVVDQHTDEINISINELPIKGRANRAIIKAISTYFNIAPENIKIVHGLFSKTKFIEIS
- a CDS encoding cytochrome c oxidase subunit I, with translation MVLELKKPRPIWEIIFSTHHTDIGLLYIIASMVALFAGGALAMAIRAELFLPGVQIFEGQADFSRFFTVHGTTLLFLWLIPFAAGAGNYLIPIMVRYKDMAWPKLNAVAFWMIPPCMFLIWGGFSDTTWNAYPPYSILKAPGPAADMWIVGLKLLGLSSVLGAINFTVTILKMKHPDLPLMKMSLFSWATLVTSLMIIVAIPTFAASLVMLYTDRLGVTGFFNPEMGGDPIAYQHLFWFTFHPEVYIFVLPGIGMMYEMIPTFSRKPLFSYYSGVVALIVIAVIGFGSWAHHMFAVGMSFTEKTVFMVGTLAAVPSSAMHVFNFLATMWGGRIKFAAPMLFSVGGILLFFSAGAGGVVNTAMPLDFLTHDSYWVVGHMHLFIMGTITMAFVGFIYYLFPLITGRMYDQRLAKIHFVLTFVGIAVIFGVQHILGLYGMPRRVVDYLPIPELIIMNQIASFGGWAIGASFVLFLYNMIKSAMFGKPVDPKDPFELGHGVEYYYDYARREPHH
- a CDS encoding COX15/CtaA family protein is translated as MNYDKFLQIFSIGTLCVLFGLMTLGGYVSSTGVGLSCPQWPLCPQGLIPSYEFLIEYIHRTIAATTGLLVFLTMAFVLKGRNSATPTKVFSIIAAAAVVGQITLGAIVINEKLHADLVTAHLGLGLVLYSSMIFVVINIFYTNLKLKSIKPSNLPSHDGDSKVSFTNK